The Punica granatum isolate Tunisia-2019 chromosome 4, ASM765513v2, whole genome shotgun sequence sequence atttctgTGACAGTAATAAGTGTGTGGGTCATTTGTGGAACGAGACTAGATCGAATTAATATGAACTGCGGAACATTTGAGCATGAATGCTTGGCAAGTTTAATATACAAACTTGAATTCAATGCGGAACGTTGAACATTAAGATGATGAATGTGGGACATTACAAGAGGGAtgacattttttattatcaaattcTCTGGAATTTAAACATATGGAACAATAATCTCATCTAGTTAAATGTAGGCTCACTCGGATTACTCATTGAAGTTTATATTTTACTTCTAGATACAATTATCTATATTAAGAAACTAATGAATAATGTGGTAAAGTTAGCTATCATTTCTGGAAGTTAAAATGAATTGCGTTATTTAAACAGGCATTTACAAAAGAAAGACaccaatatttttctttttctttttctttttcttttacctGTAGAAGAAAGACACCGGTATCTTAACGGTGTAAATTCTGGGGTTaaaattcaaccaaaaaaaaaataattggggGTTAAATGAGGACTGGCATGGTTCCATGAGCCGCCCGTGAAGTTTGTGATTCCATAGGCACAGGGAGTGTACGATATAAAAATCCAACCATAGATTTATGAATTAGTTACGCACAGCTTACACCAACAAGTAATAATTAATCGGAgatcacataatatatataaagctcGATCATTCCATCGACTTCCACTCCTAACTACCACTTAATTGTAAGACAGAAGAAAAAACGAGCACCAGTTCTCTAAGAATCGAAATGGAAAACAATCTCTAGCAGTCGCATTAATTTATTCTATCCATCggaagataatatatatatatatatatgtgtgtaacgtaattgcattttttttttcttgctagCATGAATATCATCCACCACATccatcatatcatatcatatcacgTATTTTTATCAATTCTGTGATTTCCTGGAAACCTTTTGATGACGCTCTGCTGTTCGTTTGGGTGAGTCCCCATCGCCCAACTCGAGGAATGGTAAGAGGCCAGCTTGAGTGCCGTCGATGTCGGTACTGTCAACATCTCCTTCTATCGTCATCCCTTCAATCCTAGCTGCAATTGAATCTCCCTTCCCTCCCACATCAATATCTgtaaaataaagagaaagaaaaggagagaagAAATGAATATCCTGGATTCGCAAGTACGTACGTACAGGGTTATTATTTCAGTCCTATACAAGTGGTGCAACAATGTCTTGGACTCCGTacatctacatatatattgtccaaTCCATACAAGCATCTCGCACGAATATTAGTCAATATTCCGCACGAACAAACTAGCTAGCTACAGGTTCCGTGCGATACATTGAATTGATGATCTGGCAGTTTTTAGTCGTCAAAAGAGGCTCCAGCCTCATATGgacagtatatatatatacgtcacacacacacaccatTAGCAGCATCTGGAAtgaggaggaaggaggaggatgaTAAGTATATATACGTACCTGGGTTGGAGAAGAACCAAAGGATGGCAGCACAGAGGAGCAGGACAAATGGGATGACGTGGACGGCGTTTTCAGCAAACTTTGTGCGAGATTTCTCCTTCCTCGCGGGCTCGGGGATGGGGTCGTAGGGAGGATTCTGCTCTCCGCTCTGGTAGGATGCCATTCTCAGGATAGTCGAGGCCATGGGCGGGGGCGCATGCATGTAGTCATCGTCTGGGACTCTGCTCCAGCTTGACGATCGGTACATCTCTCTGTACTCgtgttttctttaattttgtcGCAGGAGATGGATCTTAAGAGGGATATTGCAGTAGATTCAATCGTTCAGGTGGTGGATGCAATGTACTAGCAGTTGATTATTGTAATACTTGGGAAAAGAAAGTTGTAAAAAATTTCCCTTGTGGCTTTTGTATT is a genomic window containing:
- the LOC116205717 gene encoding uncharacterized protein LOC116205717, coding for MYRSSSWSRVPDDDYMHAPPPMASTILRMASYQSGEQNPPYDPIPEPARKEKSRTKFAENAVHVIPFVLLLCAAILWFFSNPDIDVGGKGDSIAARIEGMTIEGDVDSTDIDGTQAGLLPFLELGDGDSPKRTAERHQKVSRKSQN